CTCTACTCCGCTCCAATTTTCGATTTAGGCACGGGCAATCCCTTTGAAATTGTCTCTAACTTACGCACTCTCGGCCCAGATATCCTACCCTATCCAGGTGAAAAGCCTTTCGATGCACCTGAGTTTCTTCAAAAGCTGCTGACACTAGAAAATAGCGATCGCGCCATTGGTGCTGCCCTACTCGATCAACAGATTATTGCCGGAATTGGCAACTACCTCAGAGCAGAAATATTATTTAATTGTCGCCTAGATCCGTGGCGAAAAGTTGCCGATTTGACAGGCGAGGAACTAGAACGCCTAATTCATTCAATACCCTTAATGGCTCAACGCGCTTACGCTACAGGCGGATTCACCGTATCAGATGAAGCGCGTACACGTCTGCAAAATGACCCTTCCCTCGTCTACACACCAGGAAGCGAATACGGCACAAGGCACTACGTTTTTCGCCGCACTAACCTGCCTTGTTTAGAATGTGGTGGGGTTATAGAATTATTGAAAATGGCAACACCTCTGGAAGCTAAATACATCGTTAAACTGTTAGCAGGTGATTTTACAAAAGCGACTGGGACGCAAGAAAGTTTCAGATGAATT
The Leptolyngbyaceae cyanobacterium DNA segment above includes these coding regions:
- a CDS encoding DNA-formamidopyrimidine glycosylase family protein: MPEGPEVRRFADALDRALGGKPIVSLLARTKTALSWQKEHPTGVLLNKRIERVRSHGKHLVGLIEGGYYFHSHLMMWGSWAILDNPPQEIDRRERARIVVPDACAILYSAPIFDLGTGNPFEIVSNLRTLGPDILPYPGEKPFDAPEFLQKLLTLENSDRAIGAALLDQQIIAGIGNYLRAEILFNCRLDPWRKVADLTGEELERLIHSIPLMAQRAYATGGFTVSDEARTRLQNDPSLVYTPGSEYGTRHYVFRRTNLPCLECGGVIELLKMATPLEAKYIVKLLAGDFTKATGTQESFR